The DNA region ATGAAAGTAGAGCATTTTCACATAGAAGATGTAAAACGGATATTGAACATTCTAAAAAAACATTTCGCAATTGATTTaccaaaaaatcaattttaagtcttctttttcatcttttttaatgaaattcaaagaaactaTCAAATATGTTTTCGCTAAGGGCCTACGACGTGGCCCTCTTTTACTTGCATGGCCTGGCAGCCAAGCTTAACTTCCCCGACTGTGTGGTTGGCGATGGCCAGCATCCGCAACTCATGCCAAAGGAGATTCAGAACCGAGCCATGGCAGTTGGATATAGGATCGATGCAATTCAGAGGTGAAATCATCCTTTCAATTGCttcctttattatttttcttgtcaTCTATGTTAGTTCCATGCAAGTAAAATTTTAGGGGGGCtaaatagacttttaaaagttaaaagatTTATAGAAAATAAGACTTTTAAGACATCCAAAATCTTGGACTTGTCAAGTTTTGGTTTGTAGTTTTGTGTAAGTACGATGTGGGAGCTTGTtatttttagtaaattaaagTAGTATGGATGAATGGGATGATTAGCTAACCAAGTAAAGTAATTCCTACCATGTGACAACCAAGTGGTATAGCCATCCAAAAGCTATCACAATCCTTGATTCATGCTGCCATGGACCATGAGGTAAATATCATATAGCTCGGAAATGGGAATAACATAACaccatatatatttcatttcattttgatatatgGTGGAAAACACACAGGCATGAGATAAAGACGTCTgcacttcacttgtagagagaTAGATTGATGGAGTCAAAGATTTTTTCTATTCAACTCTCTCTTTCATTTTTCTGTGCAAACACCATCAATGCCCATCAACATTTTATTATCCATTTTCCACTCTTTCCTTTTTCTGTGCATACACTTAACacatgcctttttttttttctttaccaaGTATATAATTACGATTATCTTTTAAAGTCTCCTTATTGCTATTACGAaagcacaactttatttctttatatttgcgTAACACCCTCCCAAATCCCAACATCTGCTCTCTAATATCAGTTGTTAAGATTAAACACTTAACAGtacaccaaaagttatagctattAATAACGgtacaattttatttccttatacttgcaTAGCAATTAAGGTCACTTTTTTATGGTAGGATGTTGTtccatatatgtatgtatatatatacaacattccctttctctttttttttcttatgggAAAAAGAGAAAGGTGGGAGGTAGCTAGCTAGAGTCAAAAACAAAGTAGATATGatagaaagatggtgatctaAATATAGATATGGAGGGAGAATAACTCTCAATTACCATAATGATGTGTACCCCCATTAAAATCACCTCAACTTTATACCTCAAAGGGATCACTGCTCACAATTCACCATCCCCCTTTTACATCGTCTATCGATTCCCAAGCCAGACGAAAAAGGTTTCCAACCCAAAAACTAAAAGacaactaagggtgtgtttggtaacccgtaaaatgacttccggaaaatgtttttcgagttttctgtgtttggcaacgtccggaaaatgtggtcaacggaaaacattttccgttgaccaaggaaaatcagttcattttttcggaaaatgacttacggaattttttcTCGTgagtcattttacggaatcgccagaatagctgtttcgcatgttttcgaccaaaaccaagtcatatcacccatgaccatggaccaatgAGGTGGGGAAACCACTGAAAActtttgctacattttttttttaatttttaaattttttttttaaattttttattttttttttataaattctattttttattaaataccattattttaataactattatgatttttttatattttaaataaaacaattacaatgtttaattatacaattctatccattttccagaaaataaaccaaacacacaaagacagtttttcataatacatccaaacacgggaaatgaaactgttttccggaaaataacttattttctagaaaacattttccataagtcattttcctacttttcaaACGGATCCTAAATGTAAAGCCACCAGTAGCTAAAGTGGGTGAACATGACATTTCAACGAACTATCTCCCCTAGACTCctacatttttatatttctttGTGGAATTTGTAATCATGGccctaaatttaatttgataccACGCATGTGTTAATGTTTTCCCCTTAATTTGCTCTTGCCctctcaaataatataatattatatttactctcaaattttacctATGATGTGTAGTAATGTATTAAGtttttacataattttatttaattcagGATTAATTAACCAACTCAAACTAGTTGTCCTACCCATTAAAAGTGTGTCTCGCTATAGAAACTTGgttacaataaaaaataaattaaaatatgtttttcaaataaaataaaatatgttttaaagaaaaattacaatttagtGACAATGTTTAAAAGTCCTACATTGAACATTCCGATAGTTTAGGGGATCATGATTCAGTCGACACTTCTCTTCCTCCATCCATAATGAGCTGAACAGACTTGTTTGATGCTGAAGTTAATTGGTACCTGCCTACCTggttattatatttcttttttttttttcccctttcttcCTATAACTCAGCATGCTTCTCCCCTTCGCTGAACTATATTTTATACCACATCAATCTGCCCAAACCATGATATTTCACTTGTTGGCATGTCATCAAAATTTTTTATCTCAAAAATCAATGaatttatgaataaaaataatagatatATATTGTTGGGTTGTGCCTCAGAAAATCGAGTTTAGTATCTTGTCATCGGATATTTGTGTTGGTTGTTAcgtaagtataaaaaaataaaattgcacattcactattaattataacttttaggCTAATTATATCTTACAATTGATACCAGGTTAAGACTTAGCTTGGGGCATGCTAAGGCCTTACTCAATAGTTAAACTTGGGTgtggtttttgagaagtttttgtaagtgtgattagtaaagagaaaatgagagtggaagaaaaaaagaaaataaaaaagcagTAAACAACCCACCAAATCTGTCAAAAAGTAAGGCGCAGCTCCTTCTTCACAGTGGCAGGGCTCATCAAAATATGTAAAACACCCATTTTTGCAGGACAAAAACATCACAAAAAACTCATCTTCCACAATTGTTAAGAACCCAACACTAAACTTTTATTATtccaaaaactcatcaaaaaatTCTATTGGGGAAGGCCTAATATGACATCATAAGTTGAGATAAGCAAGAGCGGCTAATATGACATAATAAGTTGAGATAAGCAAGAACGGGGATGGGAGGGTGGGGGCCGAAGGGGGCACGTGCATGGAAATGATGAAAAATTCTCTAAGCGCAATGATGGGTTTCCACGTTTGTTCCACTATCTAGGACCCACTGCACCCGCTCTCCTCCTCATCATTATGGTGTATATAAGTATGCAAATGTATTAATTTTGAGTGAGGAGGAAAATGTAAAATCACTGAAGTAATATAAGTTATTAATAGTTGATTTGTTCACCTGATTTAGTGACACCCAATTTACATTTCTACATAAAAGAGAGTGAGTTCAAATCTCAATAAACTGCTCTCTGAGTTActtaatatgtgtatatatcatTTTGCTATTCAAATTTTGGAGTGAAGTTGAATATAAAACTCTGATTTGACGTTCGGTCCATGCGGTGTTCAGAAATTGttgtttaatacggagtataatattgCTTTGTTTATGTATGTATCTTGTCTTGCCAAGTCAATGTAGCCTTTGAACTGTCcaattgtatattattattaaaatcacAAGATtccaataattaaataatttttctttgcaTATAGACAGACTTAGACAAGTTTTTTCTCTTATTTGTCTGTATGCGTATGTAGttatgtgtgtgtctatatctGTGACCATAATTGATACTTATATCAATTATATTGCTACTGTTAGTACCGATTTTTACAATcatgtatacttttttttttgcatgagaTATAAGCTAAGTATGTGCATTGATATCAATAGCATCTAGTATATTCAAGTAtaacacagacacacacacacatatatatatagttgtgttaAGAGAAGTTCGGAGAGTCAAGTCCAGCATCTTCCATTGAAATGTGTTAGCAGTTACacaagtaaaaaattaataataaattttacatTCGCTATTAATTATAACTTGTTGTACAATAGTAATTGTTTGATCTTGACAAGTTATATTCTATaccatatttatgaaaaaatttaagGTGCAAGTCAACACTACATGTACCGTGCCTATTACCCAATACCACCTGTAAATGAATGGGAAAGGCTTTGAGTTTGTATAGGTACTGAAAAGACATGCATTGGGGTGTGGCAAACGGTGGATAGCTaatagcttatagcttattgGATTATCTAGTATTTAATGATCGATTGCGTTAACCTGTTTGACCAAttggttataaaaaaaaactgtttggtaaattagttgattATGAGTATATTGTgttattttaacatttaaatatatcgagatgataaactcttattaataaataataattataaaatttgggtGACATTTATACTTTCTTAAggacatatttaattatttctaccagaaaatacaaatttttaaaattataaataaaaaaaaaaaaagtaactggGAGAGTACATGCATGCCTATATAAATATCCCATTCTAACTCCGACGAATCCACCATAACCTCCGAGTCCTCCATTAGCGCCGCCGATCACCGCCATCGAAAGCTTAACAGAGACTGTTGTGTTCTTCCCGCAATGCTAATGGCTTCCCTACCAAATTCTTCCGTTTTTCTCGTCTTCGCCGTCCTCATCATGTTAGGTAAacaattctttagcatttaatcACAATTATATATCAGTAATCTGAGCCATCTTAGGATTGTTTTTGGCAGGAATTACGAATGTTTCGGCTGGCACTTTCACGCTGCACAACGCTTGCACGCATACGGTGTGGCCCGGAACACTTTCCGGCAACGGCGGAGCCCTTCTCGGCGAGGGTGGTTTCGCATTGTCCCCCGGAGAAAGCATCCAGCTTCAAGCCCCGGCGGGGTGGTCGGGCCGGTTCTGGGCAAGGACGGGCTGCAATTTCGACGCCAAAGGTAACGGCAAGTGCGTCACCGGCGACTGTGGCGGCCTCAAGTGCGCCGGCGGCGGCGTGCCTCCGGTAACTCTAGCCGAGTTCACCATCGCCAACGGGAACGCCGACAAGGACTTCTACGACGTCAGCCTCGTGGACGGCTACAACGTGGACCTCGGCATCCACCCTTCCGGCGGCTCCGGCGACTGCCAGTACGCCGGCTGCGTCGCCGACCTCAATACCAACTGCCCCCAGGTCCTCCAGGTCACCGATTCCGGCTCCGTCGTCGCCTGCAAGAGCGCCTGCGCCCAGTTCAACACCCCGGAATATTGTTGCACCGGCGACCACAACACGCCGGCGACATGCTCGCCTACTCAGTATTCCCAGATTTTCAAGAACGCCTGCCCTAACGCTTACAGTTACGCGCACGATGATACTTCCAGCACTTTCACCTGCGCCGGCTCTGATTACTTCATCACCTTCTGTCCAAGCAGCTGATCAACAAGAAACTATCTTTATCATGGGATTGGGGGGATTCAACTCTTTAGGAAGAAAGAAATTATCTGCATCATAGTGAATGCATATCGCTTTAGAACGTTAATACTTAATCacttaattaatgtattaagtttaaaatgattgaataaatctttatttcttCCATCCATCCAAATGAATAAATCTTTTGGATTGActttaatactaaattaaagtatgtgttttatcttaactaaaagtctagattgatagttgaattacacatattatatatattatatgctccaCATATATTTAGGACAAATATCTTTATATCCGTACGGATTTCCAGACGGACCAGACGACATACAAATCTGTCCGTGGCTtcacatttattttaaaaattttgacttttaattttcccattttaaaataatatacgcTGTTGCCTGTTGGGCGGGTTGCCCACAATGAAGCCTTCCGATTGTGATTTGGCtttgtaaacacaaaaaattcgaaattgtatatattcacaaaatcgggttacagtgtatatgtaattcaagttgcaggtacaaaatctctgtatagtcctctgattcttcactgacgtgttctactgaagtgcctccgggtttcaagtggcgtagcctccgggattcaactgggtttcaagtggcgtagcctccgggattcaaatagcgtagcctccgggattcaactgacgtagcttccgggattcaaatggcgtagctttccgggattcaaacggcgtggccttccgggattcaagggcGTGATATTCAACTGGAACCGTCAAAGTACTTCAAGTTTCTAACTgcttcagaatgccttcaaagcCCTCAAAAGCTCTCAAGTCTTCAATCCTCAAGGTgtgttttaaatgtgaaatgaggggctctatttatagtggagtgtgcaaccaatttccctcaacaaactccctaattaattaattaaataattaattaagggaatgaacatttccataatcaagtccaggttcaaaactctatcatctaattcaaattcaaattaattataattattaaattcaaatataataaaattatatttaaattataattataattattattaaattcaaatatgaatcggGCTTGGACCATTAATTAACTCAATAACTCAACATCaattttaattgggctaatcatcttaatttaattttcaaagcccaattaattaaattgatccAATAATCCTATCTCAAACTgagcccaataataatttatcaatCCATTCTCCGGGTTCAAATTTTCCGTGTCTACAAattgccccctcgagacttgccGGGACATGCCGCTTGATGTGCTTGGAGCGAGGAAgtcttgaaatttaaaatttgacacAACCTTGATCAATGGGTCAAATAATtgatcaaatttttattaaaccCATTAAGCTTGACGATCCATGCTCAAAACAGACTCCACATTCGGGCCCATCTCTAACCATATGCTTACAAGGATTACAAACATACGGCAATTTAAATTTCAACATCCCATTAAACTAAAATGCTTAGAGGAATTATCATGTTTCAAAATTCCATCAAACCCAAATGCATGtctggataatttttttttaaaatcactcTAATCACAAAAGATCATAtgtgagttttttttaaaatcactcTAATCACAAAAGATCATATGTGAGCCCAATTATATGCTCAAACATTTCATGAGCCCAAAACCCTTCTGACCTCCTATGATGTATCAAAACTCAAGTCAAAGTCCAATATCTCACTAGGATGGATCTGCACGTACATCCCAATTCCCAATATCTCACTAGGATGGATCTGCACGTACATCCCAATTCCTAACTTCAGTAGAAACCAATATTATGCGTGATTCTAGCATAACCGACTGCAAAAAATTTTATCTCCATCATATCAGGATGTAGAGTTTTAATCCAACTCTAAGTATAACTCTCCCCATAATACACTATAAATAGGAGCTTCCACATAGCCACATTCACAACCAATATCGTGCAACAGAGCAGCAAGGAAAAACAGTTTGCTGGCTTTCAATCAGGTAAATTTATGTTCTTATTATTACTTCTTATCTCTCCATGTGCACCATATTCTATTTGCAgaggagtaaaaaaaaaaatcaagaaataaCCCAAAATCAAGAATCAACGAAATTCATAAACCCAGGAAAAAGTAGCAGGAATCTGCCAAGTAGAACAACCACCGGAGCGCGGTATCATTGACGCCGCCCGAGAGTGGGTTTCTACTTGGACTACCCAGATTTCTGTTGCTGTTGGAGCTCTCCACTCGGGACCGCCAAAGTCTTTCCGCCGTCAAATTACTACAACGACGAACAACGGGAAGTCTACCGAGTAGAACAACCACCGGAGCGCGGTATGATTGATGCCGCCCGAGAGTGGGTTTCTACTCGGAGTGGACGGATTTTCGTTGTCGGCCGAGCTTCTCACTAGAGGGGTCGCCGGAAATCGCTACTCAATCGCCGGCACCACTGCTTCGTTAATAGTACACTGCCGTCGATCGCGCGCACTACCGTCCCTATCTCGCAGATTGGAAAAGAAAGAATGAACATTGGCTCTGTTCAGCCTCTCGTCGGAGTTGTTGCGTCGTTGTTTTCACCGGAGACCGCCCAGTGCTTTGTAGACTGCCTCTGCAATTTGTCGCCCAATTTTGTTCCTTCACTGTGGACGTTGCTGAACATTCTTCTCCTTCAATATTAATGCCACTGGAAATTGATGCTACTGTTGCTCGCCCCGAAACCATGTATGTTGACATCTGCGGCCGCCGGAGTTTGCTAGTTCTTTCCAGAACCCATTTTCCCTTCGTTGAAGTTATCGAAGCTCTTCGCCGTTTAACGCCGAAATTGGGTTGCCACCGCGAACGAGGAAAAGCTGCACttataaacattaaaatgacCTTTAGCTTGATGGAGGAAGACTTGAGCTGCGATTGCAATTTCCAAGATGACCTTCACGTGGCTCTTATTGGGAATGGCATAAAATGcctttaacattattattatataatacataCGTACAGCATGCTGCATACATATGTTCCagctttctttttttcctttcttttagttgttttttttccttttctttttttttttgtttctttcgtttctttttcttttgtctctttttgcttttctttcttttctgtttCGTTTTTTTTATATCTTGTTTTCacgtttttttccttttgttttaattcctagttttttctttttttttttttgctctttttttatttctatttcttttcgttttttttttctttcgttttttttcttgatcttttgctttttcttttgttttttactttCATAACTCTAAACAACAACAaagttaattattactattatattataccttagatcataataataataataataactttgttaataatgatgaaaataataatgataaccttaatcattatcatcattatttttttgcagtaatttttttctcaattttggcaTAATCTCAACGCGGCTCAAAGATGGTGCAATTTCAAGACCAATGGTTTGAAGGACAAAGGAAATTGGTGATATCAAGCACCAAGAGCGACCACAAAGTCACATTGGCCGTCAATCAACCCCTTGCATCCCCTTCACCGCCAAAGCTCACGGTGTCATATCACGAACGCAACTGGACTCCTGAGTACGACATTCCACCGTCCAAAGTGTGGACTTTGCAACCGGGATTGAAGCACAAACCTTCCACGGACATCCTTCCCACGCTAGGGAATCGCATAATTGACGATGAGGTCAAGTGGGGTAACGACATCGATTTTAGAGGCGAATTCATTTACACTCCAGGATACTGGGAATGGGCTGAAGATGTACTTAACCTCTTCAGAAAACCTCTAAGGGAAGGCATGATATATGATGCCGTGTTCGCGTCATTATTCACATATGACCGCAACGTTGACATTGTCCAAGCTTTTTGCGAAGCGTGGTGCCCACGAACCAACACATTAATTACGTCCTCTGGCGAGATGTCCATATCGCTGCGAGATTTGTACATGCTTGGAGGGTTGCCACTGCTTGGGGATATCTACGATGAGCGCATCCCAAACGCCTTGGACTTGAACAAGGGTTCATACACATGCTGTGCGCACTTATTCGAGGCGTTTTTCCATTTGACTCAACAAGAAAATCACACCAATTTTATTCAAGCATCCCGATGGATCGACTTCTGGTGCAGGAAAACCCGAAGATATCCAGCTCCTCCACCTCGAAAAGAGAATAAGAAATCTCGACCAAAGGCTACTCACAACCCAAGCGGGATCCTTGAAACTGCTCCTAGATGGTCGAATGTGAGTAAAGCACCCTTCGTCGAACTAAACATCCCCCCAAATCTTGAACAGGAAGTCTACTTAGCAGCATTTCTGGCGTGTTGGCTCTGTACGTTCGCACTACCGGGTGACCCAACGGCAACTATTCGCCCTGAGACTTTTAATATGGCGTGCAAAATGGCGAGAGGGATTAAGGTATGCCTCGCACCTCCAGTCCTTGCCAGCATCTACTATGGGTTA from Ipomoea triloba cultivar NCNSP0323 chromosome 6, ASM357664v1 includes:
- the LOC116022601 gene encoding pathogenesis-related protein 5-like, which gives rise to MLMASLPNSSVFLVFAVLIMLGITNVSAGTFTLHNACTHTVWPGTLSGNGGALLGEGGFALSPGESIQLQAPAGWSGRFWARTGCNFDAKGNGKCVTGDCGGLKCAGGGVPPVTLAEFTIANGNADKDFYDVSLVDGYNVDLGIHPSGGSGDCQYAGCVADLNTNCPQVLQVTDSGSVVACKSACAQFNTPEYCCTGDHNTPATCSPTQYSQIFKNACPNAYSYAHDDTSSTFTCAGSDYFITFCPSS